In Aegilops tauschii subsp. strangulata cultivar AL8/78 chromosome 3, Aet v6.0, whole genome shotgun sequence, one genomic interval encodes:
- the LOC109739154 gene encoding metacaspase-1 has protein sequence MGNTGPPRMASWCRHCGASIAAPPAGPSSSVRCALCRRVTRVERHRSVGSASSALAPPSPPRTARSARLELPAGYPASRGKKRAVLVGVSYTGTSYELKGTVKDVELMRNLLRDKFGFPGDSILVLTEESDDQSRVPMRENLLMAMRWLVEGCSAGDSLVFHFSGHGVQKLDTAGDEVDGYNEALCPLDFEEKGKILDDEINETIVRPLGPGVKLHAIIDTCHSGTILDLRYLCRLSRTGYWQWENHIRPGKPKGTNGGLAISISGCNDDQKSTESSVQGFSDTAAIGAMTDSFIRAVESEPGTTYGRLLSAMRATIRDSQGTGRRLPGRIGSFVRKMITSSGVQEPQLCSSEMFDIYRKPFLL, from the exons ATGGGCAACACCGGGCCGCCGAGGATGGCGTCGTGGTGCAGGCACTGCGGCGCGAGCATCGCGGCGCCGCCGGCGGGGCCGAGCTCCAGCGTCCGGTGCGCGCTCTGCCGCCGCGTGACGCGCGTCGAGCGGCACCGCAGCGTGGGCAGCGCGTCGAGCGCGCTcgcgcccccgtcgccgccgcggACGGCGCGCTCCGCCAGGCTCGAGCTGCCGGCCGGCTACCCGGCGTCCCGCGGCAAGAAGCGCGCCGTCCTCGTCGGCGTCAGCTACACGGGCACCTCCTACGAGCTCAAGGGCACGGTCAAGGACGTCGAGCTGATGAGGAACCTCCTCCGCGACAAGTTTGGCTTCCCCGGCGACTCCATCCTCGTCCTCACCG AGGAGAGTGACGACCAGAGCAGAGTGCCGATGAGGGAGAACCTGCTCATGGCGATGCGGTGGCTCGTGGAGGGGTGCTCCGCCGGCGACTCGCTGGTGTTCCACTTCTCCGGGCACGGCGTGCAGAAGCTGGACACGGCCGGCGACGAGGTGGACGGGTACAACGAGGCGCTGTGCCCGCTGGACTTCGAGGAGAAGGGCAAGATCCTGGACGACGAGATCAACGAGACCATCGTCCGGCCGCTGGGCCCCGGCGTGAAGCTCCACGCCATCATCGACACCTGCCACAGCGGCACCATCCTCGACCTCCGCTACCTCTGCCGCCTCTCCCG GACCGGGTACTGGCAGTGGGAGAACCACATCCGTCCGGGGAAGCCAAAAGGCACCAACGGAGGCCTCGCCATCTCCATCAGCGGCTGCAACGACGACCAGAAGTCGACGGAATCCAGTGTCCAGGGCTTCTCCGATACCGCTGCTATCGGCGCCATGACGGACAGCTTCATCAGGGCCGTGGAGTCCGAGCCGGGGACGACGTACGGGCGGCTGCTGAGCGCGATGAGGGCGACGATCCGCGACAGCCAGGGGACCGGCCGCCGCCTCCCCGGGAGGATCGGCTCCTTCGTCCGCAAGATGATCACTTCCAGCGGCGTGCAGGAGCCCCAGCTCTGCTCTTCCGAGATGTTCGACATCTACCGGAAGCCCTTTCTCCTGTGA